The following nucleotide sequence is from Cyanobium sp. AMD-g.
GGCGACTGAGGGCCTCGAGACTCCCGAACGCCTGCTGGCGCCGCAGCAACCTCAGGGGCTGGACGGTCAGTCGGGAGCCGGCCAGCTCAAGAGTTCGCTCCAGCAGGTGCACCTCCACCGCCGAAGGCGCCAGGGGGTCAACCGTGGGCTGGGGGCCAAGGTTCATCACCGCCGCCATCGCGCCGTCCTCGCCGTCCCGCCAGGCCAGGGCCGCGTACACCCCTTCCAGCGGCAGGAACTTGCGCCCATCCACGGCCAGGTTGGCGGTGGGCCAGCCCAGCTGGCGGCCCAGGCCACGGCCCCGCACCACCTTGCCGCTGAAGCGGTAGGGGCGCTCGAGCAGGCGCCCGGCCTCCTCGATGTCGCCGGCTGCCAGGGCACGCCGGATGCGGCTGCTGCTCACCCGCTCAGCCCCATCCCACAGCATCGGCAGCACCCGCACATCGATGCCAAGGGCGGCGCCGATGCGGGACAGATCCTCCACATCGCCG
It contains:
- a CDS encoding bifunctional riboflavin kinase/FAD synthetase, encoding MIPLHDPEHALRPTAIALGSFDGLHRGHRRVINAVTEALPVAQPPVVPTVVSFWPHPREVLHGETRLRLDLPEEKLELLEPLGIEQLVLVPFTRELSALTPERFVQEVLAERLQARRIAVGTNFRFGVDRSGDVEDLSRIGAALGIDVRVLPMLWDGAERVSSSRIRRALAAGDIEEAGRLLERPYRFSGKVVRGRGLGRQLGWPTANLAVDGRKFLPLEGVYAALAWRDGEDGAMAAVMNLGPQPTVDPLAPSAVEVHLLERTLELAGSRLTVQPLRLLRRQQAFGSLEALSRQIRLDADQALQACDSWCGPSSPAPFA